A genomic window from Lotus japonicus ecotype B-129 chromosome 1, LjGifu_v1.2 includes:
- the LOC130720932 gene encoding uncharacterized protein LOC130720932 — MVEILGFTNDLSEALQKRDQDLLNALSLVQATKEELQEMMNDGWEELISKVMKICNKHDIDVPDLDAPFVQGKKPRRHAITSSVSNLHHYKHDCLFSVLDLQLHELNARFDEENTELLQCVSCLNPSSSFEAFDVKKLLRMVELYPNDFVDVPEVVVRHQLQNYVRNVRSDPKFAKLKGLSDLCAKLVETKRCNTFDIVYKLLKLALVLPVATASVERVFSAMKFVKSQLFNKMGDQWLNDRLVTFIERDVLGTIDNDVILAHFQIMSMIAFMFSLTNIQGLDPPLVELEREDDVKC, encoded by the exons ATGGTTGAGATTTTAGGATTTACAAATGATTTAAGTGAAGCACTACAAAAGCGTGATCAAGATCTTTTGAATGCTTTATCACTTGTCCAAGCCACCAAAGAAGAATTGCAAGAAATGATGAATGATGGATGGGAAGAACTTATATCTAAGGTTATGAAAATTTGCAATAAGCATGATATTGATGTGCCTGATTTAGATGCACCGTTTGTGCAAGGGAAGAAACCTAGACGACATGCTATCACTTCTAGTGTTTCTAATTTGCATCATTATAAGCATGATTGTTTATTTAGTGTTTTAGATTTGCAGTTGCATGAGCTCAATGCTAGGTTTGATGAAGAGAATACTGAACTTTTACAATGTGTTTCATGCTTGAATCCCTCATCATCTTTTGAAGCTtttgatgtgaaaaaattatTGAGGATGGTTGAACTTTATCCAAATGATTTTGTTGATGTGCCGGAAGTGGTAGTGCGACATCAGCTTCAGAATTATGTTAGAAATGTTCGAAGTGATCCAAAATTTGCAAAGTTAAAAGGACTTTCAGATCTTTGTGCAAAACTTGTGGAAACAAAAAGGTGCAACACATTTGATATAGTTTATAAGCTTCTGAAGTTGGCTTTAGTCTTGCCGGTAGCTACTGCAAGTGTGGAACGTGTGTTTTCAGCCATGAAGTTTGTGAAGAGTCAGTTATTTAACAAAATGGGTGATCAATGGTTAAATGATCGTCTTGTAACTTTTATAGAAAGAGATGTTCTTGGAACAATTGACAATGATGTTATTTTAGCACATTTTCAAATAATG tcTATGATTGCTTTCATGTTTAGCCTCACTAATATTCAAggtctggatccgcccctggttgaattggagagagaagatgatgtgaagTGTTGA
- the LOC130720940 gene encoding vacuolar-processing enzyme alpha-isozyme-like, translating into MYDDIANNIENRWSGQIFNKPNVTGKEVNAKNFYAVLSGNKSATIGGSGKVLDSGPDDIVFIYYRDHGSPGLLGMPGESLIIADELVDALKKKHAANSYKKMVRKRTIRPKEMHSHVMQYGDMRMSSNFLDTYLGSHDHEVDQNFNLTSWEDIVIDYLICFLMLFQLEKAVDGSNEKLQAQKELDAEMAHREHVDKSVHLIGNLLFGEDKSSNTMVHVRPAGHPLVDDWECFKTLMKTYERHCGGLSSYGRKYTRAFANMCNAGISEKQLIAASLQACPGKNNAS; encoded by the exons ATGTATGATGACATTGCCAACAATATAGAAAACCGATGGTCTGGCCAAATATTTAACAAACCAAATG TTACCGGAAAAGAGGTGAATGCAAAAAACTTCTACGCTGTACTTAGTGGCAACAAAAGTGCTACCATAGGAGGTAGTGGGAAGGTTTTGGACAGTGGCCCAGACGACATCGTTTTCATTTACTACAGGGACCACGGCAGTCCTGGCTTACTCG GCATGCCAGGTGAGAGTTTGATTATAGCCGACGAACTTGTAGATGCGTTGAAGAAGAAACATGCCGCAAATTCATACAAAAAGATG GTTCGCAAGAGAACAATTAGGCCTAAAGAAATGCATTCTCACGTGATGCAATATGGAGATATGAGGATGAGCAGTAATTTTCTAGACACATACCTTGGTTCACACGATCATGAAGTTGATCAAAACTTCAATCTCACCAGCTGGGAAGATATTGTAATTGACTATTTAATATGTTTCTTAATGTTGTTTCAGTTGGAAAAGGCTGTGGATGGTTCTAATGAGAAGTTACAAGCTCAGAAAGAGTTAGATGCTGAAATGGCTCACAGGGAGCATGTGGATAAGAGTGTCCATCTCATAGGGAACCTCTTGTTTGGAGAAGACAAAAGCTCCAACACCATGGTTCATGTTCGTCCAGCAGGGCACCCTCTTGTTGATGACTGGGAATGTTTTAAGACACTG ATGAAAACTTACGAGAGGCATTGTGGAGGCTTATCAAGCTATGGAAGGAAATACACAAGGGCCTTTGCCAACATGTGCAATGCTGGAATTTCTGAGAAGCAATTGATTGCAGCATCATTGCAAGCTTGTCCTGGGAAAAATAACGCTTCTTAG